Proteins encoded together in one Catellatospora citrea window:
- the nuoK gene encoding NADH-quinone oxidoreductase subunit NuoK codes for MRPVIPLVTAALLFGLGAYGVLRRRNAVLVLMSVELMLNAVNLILVTGDTMRERVTGQVFALFVIVIAAAEVGVGLALVLRLFRLRQDINTDQVALDEPRGDAPSGEPVPAEARAAAGAPTLDGEQG; via the coding sequence ATCCGTCCGGTGATCCCGCTGGTGACCGCGGCACTGCTGTTCGGCCTGGGCGCGTACGGCGTGCTGCGACGGCGCAACGCGGTGCTCGTGCTGATGTCGGTCGAGCTGATGCTCAACGCGGTGAACCTGATCCTGGTCACCGGCGACACCATGCGCGAGCGGGTGACCGGCCAGGTCTTCGCGCTGTTCGTGATCGTGATCGCGGCGGCCGAGGTGGGCGTGGGCCTGGCGCTGGTGCTGCGGCTGTTCCGGCTGCGCCAGGACATCAACACCGACCAGGTGGCGCTCGACGAGCCGCGCGGCGACGCGCCGTCCGGCGAGCCCGTGCCGGCCGAAGCCCGTGCGGCGGCCGGTGCGCCCACGCTCGACGGGGAGCAAGGATGA
- a CDS encoding NADH-quinone oxidoreductase subunit J family protein, which produces MTLTDVLLAAVGLVAVAGGVAVVSTKQLVRAGLWLVVALGAVAVEFLLLGAEFAAWVQVLIYVGAVVVLLLFAVMLTRAPIGRSADLDRPALPAVLVGAAAGLGLAALFVGVFGQFQVPAPEVGTAERIGDSVFGDWVLPFEVLSILLLAALVGAIVLSRPAAPAPQPDAVAQGSDR; this is translated from the coding sequence GTGACCCTGACCGACGTGCTGCTCGCGGCGGTCGGCCTGGTCGCGGTCGCGGGCGGCGTCGCGGTGGTGAGCACCAAGCAGCTGGTACGGGCCGGCCTGTGGCTCGTCGTCGCGCTCGGCGCGGTCGCGGTGGAGTTCCTGCTGCTGGGCGCGGAGTTCGCGGCCTGGGTGCAGGTGCTCATCTACGTCGGCGCGGTGGTGGTGCTGCTGCTGTTCGCGGTGATGCTGACCCGCGCGCCGATCGGCCGCAGCGCCGACCTGGACCGCCCGGCGCTGCCCGCGGTGCTGGTCGGCGCGGCCGCAGGGCTCGGCCTGGCGGCGCTGTTCGTCGGCGTGTTCGGACAGTTCCAGGTCCCCGCTCCGGAGGTCGGCACCGCCGAGCGCATCGGCGACTCCGTCTTCGGTGACTGGGTGCTGCCGTTCGAGGTGCTGTCGATCCTGCTGCTGGCCGCCCTGGTCGGCGCGATCGTGCTGTCGCGCCCGGCCGCGCCCGCCCCGCAGCCCGACGCCGTGGCGCAGGGGAGCGACCGATGA
- a CDS encoding NuoI/complex I 23 kDa subunit family protein, whose protein sequence is MSIPGAGLGKGLAVTLKTLVTPSTTQQYPDVAPELPPRSRGVIALREENCTVCMLCSRECPDWCIYIDSHKEEVVVPGAARPRQRNVLDRFDIDFSLCMYCGICIEVCPFDALYWSPEFEYAEYDIRDLMHDKDRLGEWMATVPPPPPHDPLGEPSKEETAVAKRASAS, encoded by the coding sequence ATGAGCATTCCCGGTGCGGGATTGGGCAAGGGCCTGGCGGTCACGCTGAAGACCCTGGTGACCCCGTCGACGACGCAGCAGTATCCGGACGTGGCACCCGAGCTGCCGCCGCGCTCCCGGGGTGTGATCGCCCTGCGCGAGGAGAACTGCACGGTCTGCATGCTGTGCTCGCGCGAGTGTCCGGACTGGTGCATCTACATCGACTCGCACAAGGAGGAGGTCGTGGTGCCGGGCGCGGCCCGCCCCCGGCAGCGCAACGTCCTCGACCGGTTCGACATCGACTTCTCCCTGTGCATGTACTGCGGCATCTGCATCGAGGTGTGCCCGTTCGACGCCCTCTACTGGTCGCCGGAGTTCGAGTACGCCGAGTACGACATCCGCGACCTGATGCACGACAAGGACCGGCTCGGCGAATGGATGGCCACCGTGCCGCCGCCGCCCCCGCACGATCCGCTCGGTGAGCCGTCGAAGGAGGAGACCGCCGTGGCCAAGCGCGCGAGCGCCTCGTGA
- a CDS encoding MSCRAMM family protein: MRRYAKAALAILATAAVISPSADAASSPSAVTTGARQQAAQLAAAAAPLAATQTAAPQPAGQSADQAAAPAATAPQATTVAAPPPASPQPAQAAAAAPTTSQISGTITDAASGEPIAGACVTAYDGARQILARTCTGADGRYTIGNARARGMYLKATVGPHTQWWRGALDVAYVTPVDALPGLAPVADFRIERRLGTVRGSVTRQDGAPAVNATVFFDAVDAAKTVGQAIALDGTFQREIPVGRYHVSFSGSGYPKQWYPARAAQADAAVVEVTEGGTVELAEQFLAVDPIPAAPPLITRQGRVLAQPGANPVPDAQVTMYTTGLVKLGTTQTDADGRFAFPNLMNQGFVYTKASMPGFATTWMVDDPEPVAFMGANLPIPITLRAGPGRLLARISDHDGSLPYPGTTATLSRVDSGWTYTLPVRFDGTIDLPELPAGQYRLRLQPVTATTWRPQQWYPGELDSTDAGVITITDGQTTEITETLLGPAIAEVTLRDAVTGATLSGGCVHTVCTDVNGTYRVALGWQPNPYGLSATHAPYHFPAQTSVTARPGEVIPVTLTMEPGAVVATTYQDTINTYLFPDFCVHAVRGRWGMEIDNPVCARPAADGTLLLGPFQPGYVQLFVKPRGVAGAQWLGYQGGTGDRRTAATLLLQQGAVTTAPTIVAAESGSVQGYIRDAATNHPVPFSCAQAGPGLTSCGDGGFYYFTDLGPYQWVISYSAPNMVTVRPGEAGAPASVRITSRMGIGADASLRRATMGQTFAIGGTAPTMWGVSVYDASTRELIAAAGGGAGVILPYGRYVVYRLDYDGHRCWAYLAAGGGLTPYYRAGIDLLHTLRPGQNCLDAEPKPMPQRMRPASPRGMQP, translated from the coding sequence ATGCGTCGATACGCAAAGGCCGCACTGGCCATCCTAGCCACGGCCGCCGTCATTTCACCAAGTGCCGATGCTGCCAGCTCACCTTCGGCAGTCACCACCGGCGCGCGACAGCAGGCCGCACAGCTGGCGGCCGCGGCCGCACCGCTGGCGGCCACGCAGACCGCCGCGCCGCAGCCCGCCGGCCAGTCCGCCGACCAGGCGGCCGCGCCCGCCGCCACGGCGCCACAAGCGACGACTGTCGCCGCACCGCCGCCGGCCTCGCCGCAGCCCGCGCAGGCCGCGGCGGCCGCGCCGACCACGAGCCAGATCAGCGGCACGATCACGGACGCCGCGTCGGGCGAACCGATCGCCGGGGCCTGCGTGACCGCGTACGACGGGGCCCGCCAGATTCTCGCGCGCACCTGCACCGGAGCCGACGGCAGGTACACCATCGGCAACGCCCGCGCCCGCGGGATGTACTTGAAGGCGACCGTCGGCCCGCACACCCAATGGTGGCGCGGGGCGCTGGACGTGGCCTACGTGACACCTGTCGACGCGTTGCCCGGTCTGGCGCCGGTGGCCGACTTCCGGATCGAGCGGCGGCTGGGCACGGTCCGTGGCTCCGTGACGCGCCAGGACGGCGCTCCGGCGGTCAACGCCACCGTCTTCTTCGACGCGGTGGACGCGGCCAAGACGGTCGGTCAGGCCATCGCGCTCGACGGCACCTTCCAGCGGGAGATCCCGGTCGGCCGCTACCACGTGTCGTTCTCCGGCAGCGGCTACCCCAAGCAGTGGTACCCGGCTCGGGCCGCGCAGGCGGACGCGGCGGTCGTCGAGGTCACCGAGGGCGGCACCGTAGAGCTGGCCGAACAGTTCCTGGCCGTCGACCCGATCCCCGCCGCGCCACCGCTCATCACCAGGCAGGGCCGCGTCCTCGCGCAGCCCGGGGCGAATCCGGTCCCCGACGCGCAGGTCACCATGTACACCACCGGCCTGGTCAAGCTCGGCACCACGCAGACCGACGCCGACGGCAGGTTCGCGTTCCCGAACCTGATGAACCAGGGCTTCGTGTACACCAAGGCGAGCATGCCCGGGTTCGCCACGACATGGATGGTCGACGATCCAGAGCCTGTCGCCTTCATGGGCGCGAACCTGCCCATCCCGATCACGCTACGCGCGGGCCCGGGGCGGTTGCTGGCACGGATCAGCGACCACGACGGCAGTCTGCCGTACCCGGGCACGACCGCCACGTTGTCCAGGGTGGACAGCGGCTGGACGTACACCCTGCCGGTCCGCTTCGACGGCACGATCGACCTGCCCGAACTGCCGGCCGGCCAGTACCGGCTCCGGCTCCAGCCGGTGACGGCCACCACCTGGCGCCCCCAGCAGTGGTACCCGGGCGAGCTGGACAGCACCGACGCGGGTGTCATCACCATCACGGACGGCCAGACCACCGAGATCACCGAAACGCTCCTGGGCCCGGCCATCGCCGAGGTCACGCTGCGGGACGCCGTCACCGGCGCGACGCTGTCCGGTGGTTGTGTCCACACGGTCTGCACCGACGTCAACGGCACCTATCGCGTGGCCCTGGGCTGGCAGCCCAACCCCTACGGACTCAGCGCGACGCATGCGCCGTACCACTTCCCCGCCCAGACCTCGGTCACCGCACGGCCGGGCGAGGTCATCCCGGTCACGTTGACCATGGAGCCGGGCGCCGTGGTCGCCACCACCTACCAGGACACGATCAACACGTACCTCTTCCCCGACTTCTGCGTCCACGCGGTGCGGGGACGCTGGGGAATGGAGATCGACAACCCGGTCTGCGCCAGGCCCGCCGCCGACGGAACGCTGCTGCTCGGCCCCTTCCAGCCGGGATACGTGCAGCTGTTCGTCAAGCCCCGGGGCGTCGCCGGGGCGCAGTGGCTCGGCTATCAGGGTGGGACCGGCGACCGCCGCACTGCGGCGACCCTGCTCCTGCAACAAGGAGCGGTCACGACAGCACCGACGATCGTCGCCGCCGAATCGGGCTCGGTGCAGGGCTACATCCGGGATGCGGCCACCAATCACCCGGTGCCGTTCTCCTGCGCGCAGGCGGGTCCCGGGCTGACGAGCTGCGGCGACGGCGGTTTCTATTACTTCACCGACCTGGGCCCGTACCAGTGGGTGATCTCCTATTCGGCCCCCAACATGGTGACCGTCAGGCCGGGTGAGGCCGGAGCACCCGCGTCAGTGAGGATCACCTCGCGGATGGGCATCGGGGCGGACGCCTCGCTGCGGCGGGCCACCATGGGGCAGACCTTCGCGATCGGTGGAACGGCTCCGACGATGTGGGGTGTGTCTGTTTACGACGCATCGACCCGCGAGCTGATCGCAGCCGCGGGCGGCGGTGCCGGCGTGATTCTCCCGTATGGCCGGTACGTGGTGTACCGGCTGGACTACGACGGCCACCGCTGCTGGGCGTACCTGGCCGCCGGCGGCGGGCTGACACCGTACTACCGGGCCGGCATCGACTTGCTCCACACGCTGAGGCCGGGGCAGAACTGCCTGGATGCCGAGCCGAAGCCGATGCCGCAGCGGATGCGCCCGGCGTCCCCCCGCGGAATGCAGCCGTAA